One part of the Arthrobacter tumbae genome encodes these proteins:
- a CDS encoding carboxylate-amine ligase: MTTLGIEEEYLLLHPDSGLPVFNAADVQALLQSGGSVDGEDIQRELLSCQIETATPVCHTLTEAEESLLNFRRQLAAAARKSGVRASGSATAPRIEEGYPELTDKQRYYELKSSAPGIVADQFVNGLHVHVSIPDKETGVQALNRIRPWLPIITALSANSPFWLDRDSGFASWRTVHYRRWPVQGIPPIFADAAEYERRIERLVDTGVIIDRGVLTWVARLSDSYPTLEVRTADAQLEAQDSVLIAGMVRGLVSTAVGDALNGAPYPDPDAELLDAAQWQAARQGLTDVVVNPLTGKLAPAREQLDRLLEYIGTALDDAGDSHWIETGLKTVWERGTGAVRQRRAMEQSGVTGLIDLYTETLIAER; encoded by the coding sequence ATGACCACGCTGGGAATCGAAGAAGAGTACCTCCTGCTCCATCCCGATTCGGGGTTGCCCGTCTTCAACGCAGCGGATGTCCAGGCGCTTCTCCAATCCGGCGGCTCAGTTGACGGCGAGGACATCCAGCGCGAATTGCTGAGCTGCCAGATCGAGACCGCAACACCGGTGTGCCATACGCTCACCGAAGCGGAGGAGTCCCTGCTGAATTTCCGACGCCAATTGGCGGCGGCGGCGCGGAAGTCAGGCGTGCGGGCCAGCGGATCGGCAACGGCGCCACGCATCGAAGAGGGATACCCGGAGCTGACGGACAAGCAGCGCTACTACGAACTGAAGTCGAGCGCGCCCGGGATCGTAGCGGACCAGTTCGTCAACGGACTCCATGTGCATGTGTCGATCCCAGACAAGGAAACTGGTGTACAAGCGCTCAACCGGATCCGGCCGTGGCTTCCCATCATCACCGCGTTGAGTGCAAACTCACCGTTCTGGCTGGATCGGGACAGCGGGTTCGCCAGCTGGCGGACGGTGCACTACCGCCGTTGGCCGGTACAGGGCATTCCGCCCATCTTCGCGGACGCTGCGGAGTACGAGCGCCGGATCGAACGCCTGGTGGATACCGGCGTCATCATCGACCGCGGCGTTCTTACCTGGGTTGCCCGGCTCTCCGACAGTTACCCCACGCTGGAAGTTCGCACTGCGGACGCTCAGCTGGAGGCACAGGACTCAGTGCTCATCGCCGGTATGGTGCGCGGCCTCGTCAGCACGGCGGTCGGCGACGCCCTGAACGGCGCACCGTACCCGGATCCGGACGCCGAACTGCTGGATGCGGCGCAATGGCAGGCAGCGCGGCAGGGGCTGACCGACGTCGTCGTCAATCCGTTGACCGGAAAACTCGCGCCGGCCCGTGAACAGCTGGACCGCCTGCTCGAATACATCGGCACGGCTCTGGATGACGCCGGAGATTCGCATTGGATCGAGACCGGCCTCAAGACGGTGTGGGAGCGCGGCACCGGCGCTGTCCGCCAGCGCCGCGCAATGGAGCAGAGCGGTGTCACCGGATTGATTGACCTGTACACCGAAACGCTGATCGCCGAACGCTGA
- a CDS encoding carbohydrate ABC transporter permease produces MSVPTLSRPAKKLPRAFYIMVLPAFALFLIFHTVPVLTGIYYSFTNYAGYGEWSFIGLSNYINLFRDERILNAYGFTFLFAIVSTIAVNIIALSVAMALNSRIKFKTGFRGIFFIPNILSILIVGYVFNYLFSNSVPAIAEALGINALTSSILASGDTAWIGVVILSVWQAAAFNIIIYLAGLQTIPGELYEAASLDGASPWQQFSSITFPLIGAFFTINMVLSLKNFLQVFDQIISLTGGGPGTSTESISVLIYRGGFQGGEYGYQTANAVIYLFVIIAISFIQLRILQRREASF; encoded by the coding sequence ATGAGCGTTCCCACCCTGTCCCGGCCTGCCAAGAAATTGCCACGCGCTTTCTACATCATGGTGCTGCCGGCATTCGCGCTGTTCCTGATCTTCCATACCGTACCGGTGCTCACCGGTATCTACTACAGCTTCACCAACTACGCCGGCTATGGAGAATGGTCCTTCATCGGGCTCAGCAACTACATCAACCTGTTCCGTGATGAACGGATCCTGAACGCGTACGGGTTCACCTTCCTGTTTGCCATCGTCTCCACCATCGCAGTGAACATCATCGCCCTGTCGGTGGCCATGGCTCTGAACAGCCGGATCAAGTTCAAGACGGGATTCCGCGGAATCTTCTTCATCCCCAACATCCTCTCGATCCTGATCGTCGGGTATGTCTTCAACTACCTTTTCTCCAACTCCGTGCCGGCCATCGCCGAAGCGCTCGGGATCAACGCGCTCACCAGCAGTATTCTGGCCAGCGGGGATACGGCGTGGATCGGCGTCGTCATCCTCTCGGTCTGGCAGGCAGCGGCCTTCAACATCATCATTTACCTGGCCGGCCTGCAGACCATTCCCGGTGAGCTCTACGAGGCGGCTTCGCTTGACGGCGCTTCACCCTGGCAACAGTTCAGCAGCATCACCTTCCCGCTGATCGGAGCGTTCTTCACCATCAATATGGTCCTGTCCCTGAAGAACTTCCTCCAGGTCTTCGACCAGATCATCTCCCTGACCGGAGGCGGACCGGGAACGTCCACGGAGTCGATCTCCGTGCTCATCTACCGGGGTGGATTCCAAGGCGGCGAATACGGCTACCAGACCGCCAACGCAGTGATCTACCTGTTTGTCATCATTGCCATCTCGTTCATCCAGCTGCGCATCCTGCAGCGCAGGGAGGCCTCCTTCTAA
- a CDS encoding class I SAM-dependent methyltransferase, whose amino-acid sequence MGLGGPRLAEHRRRELARGYLQDSERYERVRPGYPEDSVDWVIPAGTLRAVDIGAGTGKFTRELVRRCPEVTAVDPSRDMLAVLGQQLPDVARVQGTAEASGLGTASADVLTIAQAWHWCDSAAASEEAARVLAPEGRFGLVWNQLDVTVPWVHRLSRIMHAGDVFRPSYRPEFGPRFSEPESRVFPWTQALPVSDIVELARSRSYYQNASAGVRGKVEANLSWYLHDHLGHASDAVLDLPYLTYCWRASRL is encoded by the coding sequence ATGGGCCTTGGAGGTCCGCGCCTTGCGGAGCACCGTCGTCGTGAATTGGCGCGGGGCTACCTGCAGGACAGTGAACGCTATGAGCGCGTGCGTCCGGGCTACCCGGAAGACAGCGTGGACTGGGTGATTCCCGCCGGAACGCTGCGGGCAGTGGACATTGGTGCCGGGACCGGCAAGTTCACCCGTGAACTCGTCCGCCGCTGCCCGGAGGTGACAGCTGTGGATCCATCCCGGGACATGCTCGCAGTCCTCGGACAGCAACTCCCGGACGTGGCAAGGGTGCAGGGCACTGCGGAGGCATCGGGACTCGGAACGGCGAGCGCTGATGTACTCACGATCGCCCAGGCCTGGCACTGGTGTGACTCCGCAGCGGCGAGCGAGGAAGCCGCGCGCGTCCTCGCACCTGAAGGAAGATTCGGCCTCGTCTGGAACCAACTCGATGTCACCGTGCCCTGGGTGCACCGGCTCTCCCGCATCATGCATGCCGGGGACGTGTTCCGGCCAAGCTACCGGCCGGAGTTCGGTCCCCGCTTCTCGGAGCCGGAGTCGCGAGTCTTTCCCTGGACGCAGGCTCTGCCGGTCTCAGACATCGTTGAGCTTGCGCGCTCCCGCAGCTACTACCAGAACGCGTCGGCCGGTGTTCGCGGCAAGGTCGAAGCCAATTTGTCCTGGTATCTGCACGACCATCTGGGGCACGCATCAGACGCCGTCCTTGACCTGCCGTACCTGACCTACTGCTGGCGGGCCAGCAGGCTTTAG
- a CDS encoding FluC/FEX family fluoride channel translates to MTAQPDALPSPVGWKVWTAVALGGFGGTEARYLLGLLVPEQPGAFPWTTLLINVGGSFLLGWLTALWAATRWPRWLRAGLGPGLLGSFTTFSAVSLAAVTEPALLVPYVGLSLALGVAAAAAGIAWGQRHTA, encoded by the coding sequence ATGACAGCGCAACCAGATGCCCTTCCTTCACCTGTCGGCTGGAAGGTATGGACCGCCGTCGCCCTCGGAGGCTTCGGAGGAACCGAAGCGCGCTATCTGCTCGGTCTGCTTGTTCCTGAGCAACCCGGGGCTTTTCCCTGGACCACCCTCCTCATCAATGTCGGCGGAAGCTTCCTGCTCGGCTGGTTGACAGCGCTCTGGGCAGCCACTCGCTGGCCGCGGTGGCTACGGGCCGGGCTGGGGCCGGGGCTCCTCGGGTCATTCACTACATTCTCGGCGGTCTCACTCGCTGCGGTGACCGAGCCTGCGCTGCTCGTGCCGTACGTTGGGTTGTCCCTCGCCCTCGGCGTGGCGGCCGCTGCCGCCGGAATCGCGTGGGGGCAGAGGCACACGGCATGA
- a CDS encoding carbohydrate ABC transporter permease yields the protein MTATAYSAERSALKNGDRDPGVHRPDRRQINWWLTALVAVLSLTIFIPLYFTVVTALKTPDELGGSGFGLPGTPAWSNFAEAWTLTDFPQALMNSALITVGAVLLTLLTNSMVAYAIARNMHRKLFKGLYFYFIAALFVPFPIIMLPVVKETALLGLDNQLGLILLYTVYGLSFNIFVYVAYIRSIPLELEEAAITDGASTWTVFWKVIFPLLGPMNATVGILTCLWAWNDFILPLVILSDPSAQTLPLAQYVFQGQFNTNYSVAFASYLMAMAPLLLVYLFAQRWVISGVMRGSTK from the coding sequence ATGACTGCTACTGCCTATTCCGCCGAGCGAAGCGCCCTCAAGAATGGCGACCGCGACCCAGGCGTCCACCGCCCCGACCGGCGGCAGATCAACTGGTGGCTGACCGCGCTGGTCGCGGTGCTCTCACTGACGATCTTCATTCCGCTTTACTTCACTGTGGTGACGGCACTGAAGACCCCGGATGAGCTGGGTGGTTCCGGTTTCGGGCTGCCCGGCACTCCTGCCTGGAGCAACTTCGCGGAGGCCTGGACCCTGACCGACTTCCCGCAGGCGTTGATGAACAGCGCGCTGATCACGGTGGGGGCAGTGCTGCTGACGCTGCTCACCAACTCCATGGTTGCCTATGCGATTGCCCGCAACATGCACCGGAAGCTCTTCAAGGGCCTGTACTTCTACTTCATTGCAGCGCTCTTTGTACCTTTCCCGATCATCATGCTCCCGGTGGTGAAGGAGACTGCGCTGCTCGGGCTGGACAACCAGCTCGGCCTGATCCTGCTCTATACGGTGTACGGCCTCTCGTTCAACATCTTTGTCTACGTCGCGTACATTCGATCCATCCCGCTGGAACTTGAGGAAGCAGCAATTACCGACGGCGCCAGCACCTGGACGGTCTTCTGGAAGGTCATCTTCCCGCTTCTCGGCCCGATGAACGCCACGGTCGGAATTCTCACTTGCCTGTGGGCCTGGAACGACTTCATCCTGCCCCTGGTCATCCTCTCCGACCCGTCGGCCCAAACTCTGCCGCTGGCCCAATACGTCTTCCAGGGCCAGTTCAACACCAACTACTCCGTGGCGTTCGCCTCGTACCTGATGGCGATGGCGCCACTGCTCCTGGTGTACCTTTTCGCCCAGCGATGGGTTATCTCCGGCGTGATGAGAGGATCAACCAAATGA
- a CDS encoding metal-dependent transcriptional regulator: protein MAAKANTPGMDSSSVQDYVKTIYALSEWHAEPVTSSRLAARLSVANSSVSEMIRKLAELGLVNHTPYRPVELTADGRRLALAMVRRHRLIETFLVRDLDYRWDEVHDEAELLEHTVSDTFIDRLDARLGFPSADPHGDPIPTAAGSITLPDALPLESFDAGHAGRVIRISDEDPQLLRFLAAEDIGIGSPVEVLGRTPFGGPLQARVGSGTGARDFSFGNELTRAIWVESVGRHAGCSLVP from the coding sequence ATGGCAGCGAAAGCAAACACCCCCGGCATGGATTCCTCGAGCGTCCAGGACTATGTGAAGACGATTTACGCCCTCTCCGAATGGCATGCCGAGCCCGTCACGTCGTCGCGGCTCGCCGCACGGCTGTCGGTCGCCAACTCGTCGGTCTCCGAGATGATCCGGAAGCTGGCCGAGCTCGGGCTCGTGAACCACACACCGTACCGGCCCGTAGAACTCACTGCCGACGGCCGCAGGCTGGCGCTGGCCATGGTCCGACGTCACCGGCTGATCGAGACCTTTCTGGTTCGCGATCTCGATTACCGCTGGGACGAAGTCCATGACGAGGCTGAACTGCTTGAACACACTGTCTCCGATACCTTCATTGACCGTCTCGACGCCCGGCTGGGGTTCCCTTCCGCGGACCCGCACGGTGATCCGATTCCGACTGCGGCAGGTTCGATCACACTCCCTGACGCGCTACCCCTGGAGAGCTTCGATGCCGGGCATGCCGGACGGGTTATCCGGATCAGCGATGAGGATCCACAGCTCTTGAGGTTCCTGGCAGCCGAAGACATCGGTATTGGTTCTCCCGTGGAAGTGCTGGGAAGGACTCCCTTCGGCGGTCCGCTGCAGGCGCGCGTCGGCAGCGGGACGGGCGCCCGGGACTTCAGCTTCGGCAACGAACTCACCCGGGCCATCTGGGTCGAGTCGGTGGGAAGGCACGCGGGCTGTAGCTTGGTGCCATGA
- a CDS encoding fluoride efflux transporter FluC, with the protein MTAAVLVGLGGMVGALLRFAVDTACEALRARRRHPSSPEPPFPVGTLVVNILGSGVIGVSWGLLLNSALTSPVYTVLGAGLAGGYTTFSTFTVAAVLLWQGRRQVAAVVHVLAHVGCGLGAVWLGLLATGAM; encoded by the coding sequence ATGACGGCTGCGGTTCTGGTAGGTCTGGGAGGCATGGTCGGCGCGCTGCTTCGCTTCGCCGTCGACACAGCGTGTGAAGCTCTGCGTGCACGACGGCGGCACCCGTCTTCGCCGGAACCGCCCTTTCCCGTGGGAACGCTGGTGGTCAACATCCTTGGATCGGGTGTAATAGGCGTTTCCTGGGGACTGCTGCTGAACTCGGCACTCACGAGCCCCGTCTATACCGTGTTGGGGGCAGGCCTGGCCGGCGGCTACACCACGTTCAGCACCTTCACGGTCGCTGCCGTTCTGCTGTGGCAGGGCAGGAGGCAGGTGGCCGCCGTCGTGCATGTGCTTGCCCATGTCGGATGCGGGCTCGGCGCCGTGTGGCTGGGGCTTCTGGCAACCGGGGCTATGTGA
- a CDS encoding metal ABC transporter ATP-binding protein — translation MTVTTSAQPAIAVEGLSVHYGDVTALDGVSFTIDRAQVCGLIGVNGSGKSTLFKCLMGLVAAQQGTLSLFGRTSTAARKGRLVAYVPQAEDVDWDFPVSVGDVVMMGRYAHMGLLRHPSRSDRAAVADALDRVGLIELRNRQIGELSGGQKKRAFLARGIAQDAQLLLLDEPFAGVDRGSEATIVELLRELKNEGRTVLVSTHDLAGLPRLCDRAILLHQRILAEGTPDDVLTHANLARAFGSGAPASVASPARPGA, via the coding sequence GTGACCGTGACAACCAGCGCACAGCCAGCCATCGCCGTCGAAGGGTTGAGCGTCCACTACGGGGACGTTACTGCGCTTGACGGCGTGAGCTTCACGATTGACCGTGCGCAGGTCTGCGGTCTGATCGGGGTGAACGGGTCAGGAAAATCGACGCTGTTCAAGTGCCTGATGGGGTTGGTGGCAGCGCAGCAGGGAACCCTGTCACTCTTCGGCCGAACATCCACGGCAGCCCGGAAAGGCAGGCTCGTGGCCTACGTTCCGCAGGCCGAAGACGTGGACTGGGACTTCCCGGTGTCCGTGGGTGACGTCGTCATGATGGGACGGTACGCGCACATGGGTCTGCTGCGGCATCCCTCACGAAGTGATCGCGCCGCGGTGGCTGACGCCCTGGATCGGGTGGGGCTCATCGAACTCCGCAACCGGCAGATTGGGGAGCTCTCCGGCGGACAGAAAAAGCGCGCCTTCCTTGCCCGCGGAATCGCCCAGGATGCACAGCTCCTCCTGCTCGATGAGCCGTTCGCCGGCGTGGACAGGGGCAGCGAGGCCACCATTGTCGAACTCCTCCGCGAACTGAAGAATGAGGGCCGCACAGTACTGGTGTCAACCCACGACCTCGCGGGCCTGCCCCGCCTGTGCGACCGCGCAATCCTCCTCCACCAGCGCATCCTTGCCGAGGGAACGCCCGACGATGTGCTCACCCACGCCAACCTCGCGCGCGCCTTCGGGTCCGGCGCTCCTGCCTCCGTAGCTTCGCCTGCCCGCCCGGGAGCGTGA
- a CDS encoding metal ABC transporter permease, with the protein MDPIMFLLEPLQYGFLTRALLVTLAAAVVASVLSCWLILMGWSLMGDAVSHAVLPGVALAYIVGVPFSIGAFIFGAGAVALIGAVKSTTRLKSDTVIGVVFTALFAVGLAIISRTPSQVDLMHILFGNVLGVTDSELWQVLILGALTLVIVLVKRRDLTLLAFDRTHAHVIGLNTKALGALLLGLLALSVVVGLQAVGIILVVAMLITPGATAFLLTRSFDRMLILAVLITTTAAVSGIYVSYYLDISTGASVVLAQAFAFSVAYIAAPRTGLIAQLRQRRRRAGPPVRQAA; encoded by the coding sequence ATGGACCCCATCATGTTTCTCCTCGAACCGCTGCAGTACGGTTTCCTGACCCGCGCCCTGCTCGTCACACTCGCCGCCGCAGTCGTCGCCTCGGTTCTGTCGTGCTGGCTCATCCTGATGGGCTGGTCCCTGATGGGCGACGCCGTCTCCCACGCAGTCCTGCCCGGGGTCGCGCTCGCCTACATCGTCGGTGTTCCATTCTCAATCGGCGCCTTCATCTTCGGAGCCGGTGCCGTTGCACTGATCGGCGCCGTCAAATCGACCACCAGGCTGAAGTCCGACACGGTGATCGGCGTGGTGTTCACCGCGCTTTTCGCCGTGGGGCTCGCCATCATTTCCCGAACGCCGTCCCAGGTGGACCTGATGCACATCCTCTTCGGTAATGTTCTCGGCGTCACGGACAGCGAGCTGTGGCAGGTCCTGATCCTGGGCGCGCTGACGCTGGTGATCGTGCTGGTCAAGCGGCGGGACCTCACGTTGCTCGCCTTCGATCGCACGCATGCGCACGTCATAGGTCTCAATACCAAAGCGCTGGGCGCACTTCTGTTGGGGCTGCTCGCCCTCAGCGTGGTGGTGGGGCTGCAGGCTGTCGGCATCATCCTCGTCGTGGCCATGCTGATCACGCCCGGAGCCACCGCCTTTCTCCTGACACGCAGCTTCGACCGCATGCTGATACTCGCTGTCCTGATCACCACCACTGCCGCGGTCTCCGGCATCTACGTGAGTTACTACCTCGACATTTCGACCGGAGCCTCAGTGGTGCTTGCGCAGGCCTTCGCGTTCTCAGTTGCCTACATAGCTGCACCGCGCACAGGCCTGATTGCACAGCTCAGACAACGACGGCGGCGGGCCGGTCCACCGGTCAGGCAGGCTGCGTGA
- a CDS encoding alpha-glucosidase — translation MSTINSPETEPAWWTGAVVYQVYPRSFADSNGDGIGDLGGILSKLDHLAELGVDVVWLSPIYSSPQHDNGYDISDYRRIDPTFGTLEQFDELLEGVHRRGMKLVMDLVVNHTSSEHPWFVESASSTDNPKRDWYWWRDAREGFDAGEKGAEPSNWGSAFSGPAWTLDSASNQYYLHLFAPEQPDLNWENPEVRQAVYEMMNWWVDRGVDGFRMDVINFISKDPALPDGPVQPGKLWGDGSQYYVSGPRIHDYLQEMHREVFEGRKAELITVGEMPGVTIDEAKRFTDPSRREVDMVFQFEHVGLDHGPGGKWDYKGLDLRDLKTSWNRWQKGLAETGWNSLYLNNHDQPRLVSRFGNDGAFRYESATLWAALLHLHRGTPYVYQGEEIGMTNAPFDSVEDFRDIESINHFYEATGPLGHDPAEVLRNLRIMSRDNARTPVQWTAGEQSGFTSGTPWIAINPNYPTINADTDRSAGQSVFRFYQQLIELRHKDETVRLGEFAMLAEDDPTLYAFTRTYQGASLLIIGNVSGDTLSLDDAALPETAREGTVVLGNYDGDPTSELRPWEVRILRTA, via the coding sequence ATGAGCACCATCAACTCTCCCGAGACTGAACCCGCCTGGTGGACAGGCGCCGTTGTCTATCAGGTCTACCCCCGCAGCTTCGCCGACTCCAACGGAGACGGAATCGGCGATCTTGGCGGAATTCTCAGCAAACTCGATCACCTCGCGGAACTCGGCGTGGACGTCGTGTGGCTTTCGCCGATCTACTCCTCGCCGCAGCACGACAACGGCTATGACATCAGCGATTACCGTCGGATCGACCCGACCTTCGGCACGCTCGAGCAGTTCGACGAGCTCCTTGAGGGCGTGCACCGCCGCGGGATGAAGCTGGTCATGGACCTCGTGGTCAACCACACGTCCAGCGAGCATCCGTGGTTCGTTGAATCGGCGTCGTCAACCGATAACCCCAAGCGGGACTGGTATTGGTGGCGGGACGCACGGGAGGGCTTTGACGCGGGGGAGAAAGGCGCCGAGCCAAGCAACTGGGGCTCGGCCTTCAGCGGTCCGGCCTGGACGCTGGATTCAGCGTCGAACCAGTACTACCTGCACCTCTTCGCTCCCGAGCAGCCCGACCTGAACTGGGAGAACCCGGAGGTGCGCCAGGCTGTCTACGAGATGATGAACTGGTGGGTGGACCGGGGTGTGGACGGCTTCCGGATGGACGTCATCAACTTCATCTCAAAGGACCCGGCGCTACCGGACGGCCCGGTGCAGCCCGGAAAACTGTGGGGCGACGGCTCCCAGTATTACGTGTCCGGACCACGGATCCACGATTATCTGCAGGAAATGCACCGCGAGGTCTTCGAGGGGCGCAAGGCCGAGCTCATCACGGTCGGAGAAATGCCTGGGGTCACCATTGACGAGGCGAAGCGCTTCACCGATCCCTCCCGCCGGGAAGTCGACATGGTTTTCCAGTTTGAGCATGTCGGCCTCGACCATGGGCCGGGCGGCAAATGGGACTACAAGGGACTCGACCTCCGCGATCTCAAGACCTCGTGGAACCGCTGGCAGAAGGGCCTGGCCGAGACGGGCTGGAACAGCCTGTACCTGAACAATCACGACCAGCCGCGACTGGTGTCCCGGTTCGGCAACGACGGCGCATTCCGCTACGAGTCGGCCACGTTGTGGGCCGCGTTGCTCCACCTGCACCGCGGGACGCCATATGTCTACCAGGGCGAGGAAATCGGCATGACCAACGCCCCCTTCGACAGCGTCGAAGACTTCCGGGACATCGAGTCGATCAATCACTTCTATGAGGCCACCGGGCCGCTGGGCCATGATCCCGCGGAAGTGCTGCGCAACCTGCGCATCATGAGCCGGGATAACGCGCGCACACCCGTGCAGTGGACGGCGGGGGAGCAGTCGGGCTTTACGAGCGGTACGCCCTGGATTGCGATCAACCCGAACTATCCGACGATCAATGCGGACACGGACCGCTCCGCCGGACAATCGGTGTTCCGGTTCTACCAGCAGCTCATCGAACTCCGGCATAAGGACGAGACGGTCCGTCTTGGAGAATTCGCGATGTTGGCGGAGGACGATCCCACGCTCTACGCCTTCACCCGCACGTACCAGGGCGCGTCGCTCCTCATCATCGGCAACGTCTCGGGTGACACGCTGTCGCTGGATGACGCAGCACTGCCTGAGACAGCGCGCGAAGGAACGGTGGTCCTCGGCAATTACGACGGCGATCCCACGTCCGAACTCCGGCCCTGGGAGGTACGTATCCTCCGCACCGCCTGA
- a CDS encoding metal ABC transporter substrate-binding protein codes for MPKVRIQVHLILAALVLAGCGTPLVERTGTQGDPRPVVLTTFSVLADLTKSVAGNHIRVESITKVGTEIHGYEPTPSDLINAQDADLILDNGLGLERWFERFVLSVDAPHVVLSRGVDPVDIRSGDYQGLPNPHAWMSPKAAQTYVDNIVAALSDLDPAHSADYAANGAAVKRELQGLLTTLQSAFETGAATPALVTCEGAFSYLARDAGIEEAFIWPVNSDSEGTPRQIRDVISFVEEHKVPTVFCESTVNPSAQQQVARSTGAELAGPLYVDSLSEADGPVPTFLDLLRHDIDLIVGGLTP; via the coding sequence ATGCCGAAAGTTCGGATTCAGGTACACCTCATCCTGGCAGCATTGGTGCTGGCAGGCTGTGGAACGCCGCTCGTGGAGCGGACCGGCACGCAGGGCGACCCGCGCCCCGTCGTGCTGACCACGTTCTCCGTTCTAGCAGACCTCACGAAATCGGTAGCAGGGAACCATATCCGGGTTGAGTCCATCACCAAAGTCGGAACCGAAATTCATGGTTACGAACCCACGCCCTCCGACCTCATCAACGCACAGGACGCGGATCTGATCCTTGATAACGGTCTGGGACTGGAGCGCTGGTTCGAGCGTTTCGTCCTGTCCGTCGATGCGCCGCATGTGGTGCTGTCCCGCGGTGTTGACCCGGTCGATATCCGGTCCGGGGATTACCAGGGGTTGCCCAACCCACATGCGTGGATGTCTCCCAAAGCGGCGCAGACGTACGTCGACAACATCGTTGCGGCGCTTTCCGACCTCGATCCTGCCCACTCCGCAGACTACGCAGCGAACGGCGCAGCTGTGAAGCGGGAACTCCAGGGCTTGCTGACCACTCTCCAGAGTGCCTTCGAAACGGGCGCGGCAACGCCGGCCCTGGTCACCTGTGAAGGCGCGTTCTCCTATCTCGCGCGGGATGCAGGGATTGAAGAAGCCTTCATCTGGCCCGTGAATTCCGACAGTGAGGGCACTCCCCGGCAGATCAGGGACGTCATCTCATTCGTCGAGGAACACAAGGTACCCACAGTCTTCTGCGAGTCCACCGTCAATCCGTCGGCTCAGCAACAGGTTGCACGCAGCACCGGGGCGGAATTGGCCGGCCCGCTCTATGTGGACTCACTGTCGGAGGCTGACGGACCGGTTCCCACCTTCCTCGACCTGCTGCGGCATGACATCGACCTCATCGTTGGAGGGCTGACCCCGTGA